In one Haloplanus salinus genomic region, the following are encoded:
- a CDS encoding dipeptide epimerase, translating into MNAEFERLTLPVDGDFTISRGSKTAVETAVVRVSDEAGQTGVGAAAPDPRYGETLDTVCAVLPALLDAVEAVDDPLALDAIERRLRDVVRDNPAARAAVSIAVHDVATRRLGVPLYRYLGLDAGRAPTTSYTVAIDDPGAMAEKAADAVDDGYSILKVKLGTGRDRERMEAVRGAAPDATIRVDANEAWRPGEAIAKSEWLADLGVEFVEQPVPAEDPAGLKRVHERGALPVAADESCVALPDVPAVAGRAAIVNLKLMKCGGVREAIRMVHAARAQGLEVMLGCMVESTASIAAACHLAPLVDYVDLDGALLLAEDAYEGPTYAGGSLAVPDRPGTGVRPIEGG; encoded by the coding sequence ATGAACGCCGAGTTCGAGCGCCTGACCCTCCCCGTCGACGGCGACTTCACCATCTCCCGCGGGTCCAAGACGGCGGTCGAGACTGCCGTCGTCCGCGTCAGCGACGAGGCCGGACAGACGGGCGTCGGCGCCGCCGCGCCGGACCCCCGCTACGGCGAGACGCTCGACACCGTCTGTGCGGTGCTGCCCGCCCTCCTCGACGCCGTCGAGGCGGTCGACGACCCCCTCGCGCTCGACGCCATCGAGCGGCGCCTCCGGGACGTCGTCCGCGACAACCCCGCCGCTCGCGCCGCGGTGAGCATCGCGGTCCACGACGTGGCGACCCGCCGTCTCGGCGTTCCCCTCTATCGCTACCTCGGCCTCGATGCCGGCCGGGCACCGACCACCTCCTACACGGTGGCCATCGACGACCCGGGGGCGATGGCCGAAAAGGCGGCCGACGCCGTCGACGACGGCTACTCCATCCTGAAGGTGAAACTCGGTACCGGTCGGGACCGGGAACGGATGGAGGCGGTGCGGGGGGCGGCCCCCGACGCGACGATTCGCGTCGACGCCAACGAGGCGTGGCGGCCGGGCGAAGCGATAGCGAAAAGCGAGTGGCTGGCCGACCTCGGCGTCGAGTTCGTCGAGCAACCCGTCCCTGCGGAGGACCCCGCGGGGCTGAAGCGGGTCCACGAGCGAGGCGCCCTCCCCGTCGCCGCCGACGAGTCCTGTGTGGCCCTGCCCGACGTGCCCGCGGTGGCCGGCCGGGCGGCCATCGTGAACCTGAAACTCATGAAGTGTGGCGGCGTCCGCGAGGCGATCCGGATGGTCCACGCCGCCCGGGCACAGGGACTGGAGGTGATGCTCGGCTGTATGGTGGAGTCGACCGCCTCCATCGCCGCCGCCTGTCACCTCGCGCCCCTCGTGGACTACGTCGACCTCGACGGCGCGCTTCTGCTCGCCGAGGACGCGTACGAGGGGCCGACGTACGCGGGCGGGAGCTTGGCCGTCCCGGATCGGCCGGGGACGGGCGTACGGCCCATAGAAGGCGGCTAA
- a CDS encoding DUF1611 domain-containing protein — MVSLDPDDSVVVLAHERFPDRAKTAVGVLRYADYDVTAVLDRARAGEAVADHVPDVADAPIVGSMADALDAGADPDALLIGIAPIGGGFDESWRDDVRTAIEAGCDVVAGLHYFLGDDEAFAALAADHGVDLIDVRRPPDDLTVSEGRARDADADVVLTVGTDCSTGKMTSTLELVAAAQERGIDAGFVPTGQTGIMIAGWGVPVDRVVADFAAGAVERMLLDAAETHDVLFVEGQGTIVHPAYSGVTCSLLHGAMPDALVMTHSAGREAIHGYEDAAIPPIEEYVDLYESLAAPVAPAAVAAGTLDTRSFDDDEAARAAVEEYATAIDAPATDPIRFGADEILDALL, encoded by the coding sequence ATGGTCTCACTCGATCCGGACGACTCGGTTGTCGTCCTCGCCCACGAACGGTTCCCCGACCGGGCGAAGACGGCCGTCGGCGTCCTCCGATACGCCGACTACGACGTGACGGCGGTGCTCGACCGGGCGCGCGCCGGCGAGGCCGTCGCCGACCACGTGCCCGACGTGGCCGACGCCCCCATCGTCGGAAGCATGGCCGACGCCCTCGATGCCGGCGCCGACCCCGACGCCCTCCTGATCGGCATCGCCCCCATCGGCGGCGGCTTCGACGAGTCGTGGCGCGACGACGTGCGCACCGCCATCGAGGCCGGCTGTGACGTGGTCGCCGGCCTCCACTACTTCCTCGGCGACGACGAGGCGTTCGCGGCCCTCGCCGCCGACCACGGCGTCGACCTGATCGACGTGCGCCGGCCGCCCGACGATCTGACCGTGAGCGAGGGGCGCGCCCGCGACGCAGACGCCGACGTGGTCCTGACCGTCGGCACCGACTGCTCGACGGGGAAGATGACGTCGACGCTCGAACTCGTCGCCGCGGCGCAGGAGCGGGGGATCGACGCCGGCTTCGTCCCCACCGGCCAGACCGGAATCATGATCGCCGGGTGGGGAGTGCCGGTCGACCGCGTCGTCGCCGACTTCGCCGCCGGCGCCGTCGAGCGCATGCTCCTCGACGCCGCCGAAACGCACGACGTGCTCTTCGTCGAGGGACAGGGCACCATCGTCCACCCCGCCTACTCCGGCGTCACCTGTAGCCTGCTCCACGGCGCGATGCCCGACGCCCTCGTCATGACACACAGCGCCGGCCGCGAGGCCATCCACGGTTACGAGGACGCCGCCATCCCGCCAATCGAGGAGTACGTCGACCTCTACGAGTCGCTCGCGGCCCCGGTCGCGCCGGCGGCCGTGGCCGCGGGGACCCTCGATACGCGGTCGTTCGACGACGACGAGGCGGCCCGCGCGGCCGTCGAGGAGTACGCCACGGCCATCGACGCCCCGGCGACCGACCCGATCCGCTTCGGCGCGGACGAGATTCTGGACGCCCTGTTATGA
- a CDS encoding dienelactone hydrolase family protein has protein sequence MSTERLTVPGGRDVRASLDADGPADAVVVACPPHPRHGGTRHDGRLTAVSDALPDRIDCLRFDYGPWDGGRGERTDAANACAWATERYDRVACFGYSFGGGVTLVTAAGTPVDAVAALSPVAHLDDGTDVAAAVAAVDAPLWVGYGTRETTVDAEAVAAEATDHGATVETFAADHFFVGQEATVADRVAAFVDGVL, from the coding sequence GTGTCGACCGAACGCCTGACCGTGCCCGGTGGCCGCGACGTGCGGGCGAGCCTCGACGCCGACGGCCCGGCCGACGCCGTCGTCGTCGCCTGCCCACCACACCCCCGACACGGCGGGACGCGCCACGACGGACGCCTGACCGCCGTGAGCGACGCGCTCCCCGACCGGATCGACTGCCTGCGATTCGATTACGGCCCGTGGGACGGGGGCCGGGGCGAGCGGACCGACGCCGCGAACGCCTGCGCGTGGGCGACGGAGCGGTACGACCGCGTCGCCTGTTTCGGCTACAGCTTCGGCGGCGGCGTCACCCTCGTGACCGCGGCGGGGACGCCCGTCGACGCCGTCGCCGCCCTCTCGCCCGTCGCCCACCTCGACGACGGGACCGACGTAGCGGCCGCCGTCGCGGCCGTCGACGCGCCCCTGTGGGTCGGCTACGGGACGCGGGAGACGACCGTCGACGCCGAGGCGGTCGCTGCCGAGGCCACCGACCACGGCGCGACCGTCGAGACGTTCGCCGCCGACCACTTCTTCGTGGGGCAGGAAGCGACGGTGGCCGACCGGGTGGCCGCGTTCGTCGACGGCGTGCTGTGA
- a CDS encoding ABC transporter ATP-binding protein, whose protein sequence is MSEIRIENLRKVYDVPRGKEVAVEGSTLTVPDGDFLTLLGPSGCGKSTTLRCIAGLENQTGGNIYYDEDEVSDRLAQERDISMVFQEIALYPHMQCIDNIAYPLKVRGVPKGERYERAREVAATLEVEELVEKYPAELSGGQRQRIAIARAIVREPRAFLMDEPMTGLDEKLKVRMRKELKRVVEETGQTVIYVTHSQEEAMMLSDWIAVMSDGEIEQYGTPNEVYREPNNRFVASFVGMPEMNMWDGETDGATVTADLGDQSVSLDVRDDASEAERKARSGIDERSSDAVEVGFRPQALSVVGAGAGDFDAELDLVEPMGENSLCYVGSPIGEIRVVEESIEGLSEGVRVGIELDRHRGYVFDGESGSTIARTGETPPESSGVSGRTATDD, encoded by the coding sequence ATGTCTGAGATACGCATCGAGAACCTGCGGAAAGTCTACGACGTACCGAGGGGCAAAGAAGTCGCAGTCGAGGGCTCGACCCTGACGGTTCCGGACGGGGACTTTCTGACCCTGCTCGGCCCCTCCGGCTGTGGCAAGAGTACGACGCTTCGCTGCATCGCCGGCCTCGAGAACCAGACCGGGGGGAACATCTACTACGACGAGGACGAAGTGTCGGATCGGCTGGCACAGGAGCGCGACATCAGCATGGTGTTCCAGGAGATCGCGCTCTACCCACACATGCAGTGTATCGACAACATCGCCTACCCGCTGAAAGTGCGGGGCGTTCCGAAAGGGGAGCGCTACGAGCGGGCCCGCGAAGTGGCCGCGACCCTCGAAGTCGAGGAACTCGTCGAAAAGTATCCCGCGGAACTCTCGGGGGGGCAGCGCCAGCGCATCGCCATCGCCCGCGCCATCGTCAGGGAACCGCGCGCGTTCCTGATGGACGAGCCGATGACGGGGCTCGACGAGAAGCTGAAGGTGCGGATGCGAAAGGAGCTGAAACGCGTCGTCGAGGAGACCGGGCAGACGGTCATCTACGTCACCCATAGCCAGGAGGAAGCGATGATGCTCTCCGACTGGATCGCAGTGATGAGCGACGGCGAGATCGAGCAGTACGGCACGCCGAACGAGGTGTACCGCGAGCCGAACAACCGCTTCGTCGCCTCCTTCGTCGGGATGCCGGAGATGAACATGTGGGACGGCGAGACCGACGGTGCGACGGTCACCGCCGACCTCGGGGACCAGTCCGTATCCCTCGACGTGCGTGACGACGCCTCGGAGGCCGAACGCAAGGCCAGATCCGGCATCGACGAGCGGAGTTCGGACGCGGTGGAAGTCGGGTTCCGCCCGCAGGCGCTCAGCGTCGTCGGCGCAGGCGCCGGCGACTTCGACGCCGAACTCGACCTCGTGGAGCCGATGGGCGAGAACAGCCTCTGTTACGTCGGTTCACCCATCGGCGAGATTCGCGTCGTCGAGGAGTCGATCGAAGGGCTGTCCGAGGGCGTTCGGGTCGGCATCGAACTCGACCGCCACCGGGGCTACGTCTTCGATGGGGAGTCCGGCTCGACCATCGCGCGGACGGGCGAGACGCCACCGGAGTCGAGCGGCGTCTCCGGCCGGACCGCCACCGACGACTGA
- a CDS encoding transcription factor S: MQFCDDCGSMMHARDGEMICTSCGTTADRDEERAAEFVSTEAQSDDDVIETEEGANFEGKPTATDVTCEQCGHGEAWYTIKQTGAADEPPTRFFKCKECGYRWREYN, encoded by the coding sequence ATGCAGTTCTGCGACGACTGTGGGTCGATGATGCACGCCCGTGACGGCGAGATGATCTGTACGTCCTGTGGAACGACCGCCGACCGCGACGAGGAACGCGCCGCCGAGTTCGTCTCCACCGAGGCCCAGAGCGACGACGACGTCATCGAGACGGAGGAGGGGGCGAACTTCGAGGGGAAACCCACGGCGACGGACGTGACCTGCGAGCAGTGCGGGCACGGCGAAGCGTGGTACACGATCAAGCAGACCGGGGCGGCCGACGAACCGCCGACGCGATTTTTCAAATGTAAAGAGTGTGGCTATCGGTGGCGAGAGTACAACTGA
- a CDS encoding cupin domain-containing protein, whose product MTGYHHGALDEFETNPEKPGRRWELSPALGIDAYNLNVAVLDPGDPLSQNGYHYHESQAELFYVVEGQCRVEVEDGGFTLDTDDVINFEAGVEHLLHNPFDEPCKLVAIGSPPEGRYPVQQVTPAAELLARRYGDPSPAAERIDDDTRR is encoded by the coding sequence ATGACAGGCTACCACCACGGCGCGCTGGACGAGTTCGAGACGAACCCCGAGAAGCCCGGACGGCGGTGGGAGCTCTCGCCGGCGCTCGGTATCGACGCGTACAACCTCAACGTCGCCGTCCTCGACCCCGGCGACCCGCTGTCACAGAACGGCTACCACTACCACGAATCGCAAGCGGAGCTGTTCTACGTGGTCGAGGGGCAGTGCCGGGTCGAAGTCGAGGACGGCGGCTTCACGCTGGACACCGACGACGTGATCAACTTCGAGGCCGGGGTCGAACACCTGCTTCATAACCCCTTCGACGAGCCGTGTAAGCTCGTCGCCATCGGTAGCCCTCCGGAGGGACGATATCCGGTACAGCAGGTGACGCCCGCGGCGGAACTGCTCGCTCGACGCTACGGCGACCCGTCGCCGGCGGCGGAGCGAATCGACGACGACACCCGACGATGA
- a CDS encoding PspA/IM30 family protein — MGILSRASYVVRSKVNALLNRAEDPTETLDYSYERMRDELQEVKQGIADLTTQKKRLEIQKRRLEENVDKHNEQAREAVQQDRDDLARRALEKKKEKMSQIEDIEGQIADLQSTQDDLVEKKNELQRRIDEFRTKKETMKARYEAAEASTRVSEAMSGVGDEMSDVSRALERAEERTDDMEARAAAMDELQESGAFEDALSDEDAIDRQLEAGRTESEVDAELETLKTEMGAGGGEPTDAPADDDVEAELDELRAEEDDEESA, encoded by the coding sequence ATGGGAATACTCTCGCGGGCCTCCTACGTCGTCCGGTCGAAGGTCAACGCCCTCCTGAATCGGGCCGAGGACCCGACGGAGACGCTCGATTACTCCTACGAGCGGATGCGAGACGAGCTGCAGGAAGTCAAACAGGGCATCGCCGACTTGACGACCCAGAAGAAGCGCCTGGAGATCCAGAAGCGACGGCTCGAAGAGAACGTCGACAAACACAACGAGCAGGCACGGGAGGCGGTGCAGCAGGACCGCGACGACCTGGCGCGGCGGGCGCTGGAGAAAAAAAAGGAGAAGATGAGCCAGATCGAGGACATCGAGGGACAGATCGCCGACCTCCAGTCCACGCAGGACGATCTGGTGGAGAAGAAAAACGAGCTTCAGCGCCGGATCGATGAGTTCCGGACGAAAAAGGAGACCATGAAGGCTCGCTACGAGGCGGCGGAGGCGTCGACCCGCGTCTCGGAAGCGATGAGCGGCGTCGGCGACGAGATGAGCGACGTGAGTCGGGCGCTGGAACGTGCCGAGGAGCGCACGGACGACATGGAGGCCCGCGCGGCCGCGATGGACGAACTCCAGGAGTCGGGTGCGTTCGAGGACGCCCTCTCGGACGAGGACGCGATCGACCGCCAACTCGAGGCCGGTCGGACCGAAAGCGAGGTGGACGCGGAACTGGAGACGCTGAAAACCGAGATGGGAGCGGGGGGCGGCGAGCCGACGGACGCGCCCGCTGACGACGACGTCGAGGCCGAACTCGACGAGTTGCGGGCCGAGGAAGACGACGAGGAGTCGGCCTGA
- a CDS encoding NADPH:quinone reductase: protein MKAIRYHDHGDADVLTLDDVPTPEAGPGEVLVRIHAASVNPIDTYVREGGVEPAGGLPHVGGADMAGVVEAVGDGVEGVAAGDRVFATGLGLFEPGTYAEYVAAPAESLATLPEGVSFAEGAAAAMAFATAWRGLIDRGELDIGDACVIQGGTGGVGHAAVQIAARAGATVVATASGDEAFVRGLGADAVVDYGADDVADRIRTAAGGDVDVVLETHAAANVATDLDVLARGGRIVVLGEEAPIEIDPGASMTGKITDADLRFMSIMASRDDQVPILERVGPRLADGRFDVEIEATYPLERAAEAQRHVMSSGSRGKVVLEVA from the coding sequence ATGAAAGCGATCAGATATCACGACCACGGAGACGCGGACGTACTGACCCTAGACGACGTGCCGACGCCGGAGGCGGGACCGGGCGAGGTGCTCGTCCGGATCCACGCTGCGAGCGTCAACCCCATCGACACGTACGTCCGTGAGGGGGGCGTCGAACCCGCGGGCGGCCTGCCACACGTCGGCGGCGCGGACATGGCCGGCGTCGTCGAGGCGGTCGGGGACGGCGTCGAAGGGGTCGCGGCCGGCGACCGCGTGTTCGCCACGGGGCTGGGGCTGTTCGAACCCGGGACGTACGCCGAGTACGTCGCCGCGCCGGCCGAGTCACTCGCGACCCTCCCCGAGGGGGTGTCATTCGCCGAGGGTGCGGCGGCCGCGATGGCCTTCGCGACGGCGTGGCGCGGGCTGATCGACCGGGGCGAACTCGACATCGGCGACGCCTGCGTGATCCAGGGCGGAACGGGCGGTGTCGGTCACGCGGCCGTCCAGATCGCTGCCCGGGCGGGCGCCACCGTCGTCGCGACGGCGAGCGGCGACGAGGCGTTCGTCCGTGGCCTCGGGGCCGACGCCGTCGTCGACTACGGCGCCGACGACGTCGCCGACCGCATCCGGACGGCCGCCGGCGGCGACGTCGACGTCGTTTTGGAGACCCACGCGGCGGCCAACGTCGCGACCGACCTCGACGTCCTCGCCCGCGGCGGCCGGATCGTGGTCCTCGGCGAGGAGGCCCCGATCGAAATCGATCCCGGGGCGTCGATGACCGGCAAGATCACCGACGCCGACCTGCGCTTTATGTCGATCATGGCCTCGCGCGACGACCAGGTGCCGATCCTCGAACGGGTCGGCCCGCGACTGGCCGACGGCCGGTTCGACGTCGAAATCGAGGCGACGTACCCCCTCGAACGGGCGGCCGAGGCGCAACGTCACGTCATGTCGAGCGGATCGCGCGGGAAAGTCGTCCTCGAGGTGGCGTGA